In Vibrio sp. NTOU-M3, the following proteins share a genomic window:
- a CDS encoding MFS transporter, producing the protein MLNFFKTRPDQPLSDGSKEAMQARFKRYQWQVFLGLVFGYAVFYVVRMSLGVVKKPMLDAGIVTIEELGLMGSAFFFTYAIGKFSNGFLSDYANIGRFMSFSLVLSGITAILMGMNTAGLFFILLWGLNGWFQSVGSAPSCVSLFQWFSPKQRGSRYSVWGGSRNIGEGITWILTATLVSYLGWRAGFIGAGIAAIAAALCMFFALKDRPQTYGLPDAATAFDEEPEIKKKNDPKETRKAQLFILKQPAVWLIAAACAAMYVSRYAMSSWAVLYLQESKGYSLIDAGFAMSTYPIAGLAGAILSGIISDKVFNANRHIPTLLYGIANIAGMCLMFFGPDNRVVDAVALGLIGFAIGGLVVFLAGLTACDLMPKNAVGAVKGFIGLFSYIAASAQEVISASLIAITEVDGVKHYDFTQAQYFWLAAGVVSLFLALTVWNAKKVVDIDAPEASEAQVKPAN; encoded by the coding sequence ATGCTTAATTTCTTTAAAACTCGCCCAGACCAACCATTATCGGACGGTTCGAAAGAGGCGATGCAAGCGCGTTTTAAACGCTACCAATGGCAAGTATTTCTTGGATTAGTGTTTGGATACGCAGTTTTTTATGTTGTGCGGATGAGCCTTGGTGTTGTTAAAAAACCAATGCTAGACGCTGGGATTGTAACGATTGAAGAGCTTGGCCTTATGGGCTCGGCGTTCTTCTTTACGTATGCAATTGGTAAGTTCTCGAACGGCTTCCTTTCTGACTATGCCAATATCGGCCGCTTTATGTCGTTCTCCCTTGTGTTATCGGGTATAACTGCAATCCTGATGGGCATGAACACCGCTGGCTTATTCTTTATCCTACTTTGGGGTTTGAATGGTTGGTTCCAGTCTGTGGGCTCAGCGCCATCGTGTGTATCACTGTTTCAATGGTTCTCTCCAAAACAGCGTGGTAGTCGCTACTCTGTATGGGGTGGCTCACGTAACATTGGTGAAGGTATCACTTGGATCCTAACTGCAACACTAGTGAGCTACTTGGGCTGGCGTGCTGGCTTCATCGGTGCAGGTATCGCTGCTATCGCTGCTGCGTTATGTATGTTCTTCGCGTTAAAAGATCGCCCACAAACCTACGGTTTGCCAGATGCAGCTACAGCATTTGACGAAGAGCCTGAAATTAAGAAGAAAAACGATCCAAAAGAAACTCGCAAAGCACAGCTTTTCATTCTTAAGCAACCAGCAGTATGGTTAATTGCAGCAGCATGTGCCGCTATGTATGTTTCTCGTTACGCGATGTCTTCTTGGGCTGTGTTGTACCTACAAGAGTCCAAAGGTTACTCGTTAATTGATGCTGGTTTTGCGATGTCAACGTATCCAATTGCGGGTCTAGCAGGTGCAATTTTATCAGGCATTATTTCTGACAAAGTGTTCAACGCAAACCGTCATATCCCTACTCTACTTTACGGAATCGCAAACATCGCGGGTATGTGCCTGATGTTCTTTGGTCCGGATAACCGCGTTGTTGATGCTGTAGCACTCGGACTAATTGGTTTTGCAATTGGTGGTCTTGTTGTCTTCCTTGCTGGTCTTACCGCTTGTGACTTGATGCCAAAAAATGCAGTGGGCGCAGTAAAAGGGTTTATCGGTCTGTTCTCATACATCGCGGCATCAGCACAGGAAGTTATCTCTGCATCGTTGATTGCGATTACTGAAGTTGATGGCGTTAAACACTATGACTTTACTCAAGCGCAATATTTCTGGCTCGCAGCAGGTGTGGTATCACTCTTCTTAGCCCTAACGGTATGGAACGCGAAGAAAGTTGTTGATATTGATGCACCAGAAGCATCAGAAGCTCAGGTAAAACCTGCTAACTAA
- the msrB gene encoding peptide-methionine (R)-S-oxide reductase MsrB encodes MKVKSRFLLAIFTTLVVAVSFLSQAGSENKPKLVSASALETATLAGGCFWCTESDLEKLDGVVDVVSGYAGGTLDNPTYKQVSSGKSGHIEVIQVTYDPNVVNYEQVLDQLFRHIDPTDDKGSFVDRGPQYRPAIFYHNEQQKQIATDFMAEVEQLGIFGKPLKTELIKYSSFWPAEAYHQDYYKRNKVRYNYYRYGSGRDQYLDEIFGEDREENPKTLRMLIDENKHLPKVKAYSKPSDRKIREMLSDTQYYVTQKDGTERAFQNEYWDNKTEGIYVDIVTGEPLFSSTDKYKSGTGWPSFTKPINEGYIVTDTDYKLVYPRTEVRSRFGDSHLGHVFKDGPAPTGLRYCMNSAAMRFIAKEDMAEEGYEDYLYLFDS; translated from the coding sequence ATGAAAGTGAAGTCTCGTTTTCTACTTGCGATTTTTACGACGCTTGTAGTCGCCGTCTCTTTCCTCTCCCAAGCTGGCAGCGAAAATAAGCCAAAGTTGGTCAGCGCAAGTGCATTGGAAACTGCCACATTAGCTGGTGGTTGTTTTTGGTGTACAGAATCTGACTTGGAAAAGCTCGACGGTGTGGTCGATGTTGTCTCTGGTTATGCTGGAGGGACGTTAGATAATCCAACCTATAAACAAGTCTCATCGGGTAAAAGCGGACATATTGAAGTCATACAAGTGACCTATGACCCAAATGTTGTTAACTATGAGCAAGTGCTAGATCAATTATTTAGGCATATTGACCCGACCGACGATAAAGGTTCATTTGTAGATCGTGGCCCTCAATATCGTCCTGCCATTTTTTACCACAATGAACAACAGAAACAGATCGCTACCGACTTTATGGCAGAAGTTGAACAGCTCGGTATCTTTGGTAAACCGTTAAAAACGGAGCTCATCAAATACAGCTCATTTTGGCCTGCTGAGGCGTATCATCAAGACTACTATAAGCGAAATAAGGTCCGTTATAACTATTACCGTTATGGCTCAGGACGCGATCAATACCTAGATGAAATTTTCGGTGAAGATAGAGAAGAGAATCCAAAGACATTGCGTATGTTAATCGATGAAAACAAACATCTGCCAAAGGTTAAAGCGTACAGTAAGCCGTCTGATCGCAAAATTCGTGAGATGCTTAGTGATACGCAATATTACGTGACTCAAAAAGATGGCACCGAGCGTGCGTTCCAAAACGAATATTGGGATAACAAAACTGAGGGTATTTACGTTGATATCGTAACGGGTGAACCGCTATTCTCTTCGACCGATAAGTATAAATCAGGGACGGGATGGCCAAGTTTTACTAAGCCAATTAATGAAGGTTACATTGTCACTGATACTGATTACAAATTGGTGTATCCAAGAACCGAAGTCAGAAGTCGTTTTGGTGACTCACACCTTGGGCATGTATTCAAAGACGGGCCCGCTCCAACGGGTTTGCGCTACTGCATGAATTCAGCGGCGATGAGATTTATCGCCAAAGAAGACATGGCAGAAGAAGGTTATGAAGACTACCTTTACTTATTCGACAGCTAA
- the pyk gene encoding pyruvate kinase: MCKTKIVATLGPASESPEILSQLIQAGVNVVRLNFSHGTAEEHIARAHQVRKIASELNQHVGVLVDLQGPKIRIACFEQGAIQLARGDEFILDGTLDAQSGNQQRVGLDYPQLLQDIKQGDTLLLDDGRIQLLVKEVNTDQQWAKTEVLNSGKLSNRKGINLLGGGLSAPALTEKDKQDIITAGKLQADFLAVSFPRSAEDLDYARELAVAAGCNAHIVAKVERAEVVANQQAMDDVINASDVIMVARGDLGVEIGDARLPSVQKALIARSKFLGKPVITATQMMESMIENPLPTRAEVLDVANAIIDGTDAIMLSAESAAGQYPVQAVEAMVRIAKGAEQEIECSHNCWEHLQHLCNDAGKSFALSSMISASKVHNDLGVAILTKHGETPLLMSRCQSKAAIWALSDDIQLLAKLSILRGVEPVYFTPEGSSEQLPNQIIESLESRAKTHRINSILMTQLDSVEGVGNINVCRLLHLKNLEAIAA; this comes from the coding sequence ATGTGTAAAACTAAAATTGTTGCAACGCTTGGCCCTGCCAGTGAAAGTCCTGAAATTCTAAGTCAATTAATTCAAGCTGGTGTGAACGTCGTTCGTCTTAACTTTTCTCATGGCACCGCTGAAGAACATATTGCAAGAGCACATCAGGTACGAAAAATTGCTTCCGAACTTAATCAACATGTTGGCGTGTTAGTAGACTTACAAGGTCCGAAAATTCGTATTGCTTGCTTTGAACAAGGTGCAATCCAGTTGGCTAGAGGTGATGAGTTTATTCTCGATGGTACGTTGGATGCGCAATCTGGTAACCAACAACGAGTAGGTTTGGATTATCCGCAGCTACTGCAAGACATCAAGCAGGGTGACACTCTATTGCTCGACGATGGACGCATCCAGTTATTGGTCAAAGAAGTAAATACTGATCAACAGTGGGCTAAAACTGAAGTTTTAAATAGTGGCAAACTTTCAAACCGTAAAGGAATCAACTTACTTGGTGGTGGCCTCTCGGCTCCGGCACTGACTGAAAAAGACAAACAGGACATTATCACAGCAGGCAAGCTGCAAGCCGATTTCCTAGCTGTCTCCTTCCCGCGTAGCGCAGAAGACTTAGATTATGCGCGAGAGCTTGCAGTAGCTGCGGGGTGCAATGCGCATATAGTCGCGAAAGTTGAACGTGCTGAAGTTGTAGCCAACCAGCAAGCGATGGATGATGTGATTAATGCGTCCGATGTCATTATGGTTGCACGTGGTGATTTGGGGGTGGAGATTGGTGACGCTCGTCTTCCCTCTGTACAAAAGGCGCTGATCGCACGCTCAAAGTTTCTAGGAAAGCCTGTTATTACCGCCACCCAAATGATGGAATCGATGATTGAAAACCCATTACCCACCCGCGCTGAAGTGCTGGATGTTGCGAATGCAATTATCGATGGTACCGATGCGATCATGTTATCTGCTGAATCCGCAGCGGGTCAGTACCCTGTTCAAGCAGTCGAAGCGATGGTACGCATCGCCAAAGGTGCGGAGCAAGAAATTGAATGTTCACACAATTGCTGGGAACACTTACAACACCTCTGTAATGATGCTGGTAAGAGTTTTGCCTTGTCATCGATGATCTCTGCTTCGAAAGTACACAATGACCTTGGTGTGGCTATTTTAACCAAGCATGGAGAAACGCCACTGCTCATGTCACGCTGTCAAAGCAAAGCCGCGATATGGGCGTTGAGTGACGACATACAGTTGCTTGCTAAGCTGTCCATTTTACGCGGTGTCGAGCCTGTGTATTTCACACCCGAAGGCAGCAGTGAACAACTACCTAACCAAATCATTGAATCCCTCGAAAGCCGAGCGAAAACGCACCGTATTAATTCGATATTGATGACGCAACTGGATTCAGTTGAAGGTGTTGGCAACATCAATGTGTGTCGACTACTCCACTTGAAGAATCTAGAAGCGATTGCCGCCTAA
- a CDS encoding ATP-binding protein, with the protein MKKYNTIGTKLVIAFACSTLLLTVVSIVAWGTWNRLDGQVSELLETSVPKYNASYVLESKSSEIRHRVQLLSKVTNKVELESQIQILNEQFALITTTLEQDVLNQQPVNNELHQLKQHYVLLKSSLVTYGELVHARVDQVRQIQMLTERLDWIHQDIRSELKPMQQEFHWLIERDNKTNNGYSTFEQLRSIQQILDLESSVYEMTSELMNANQVAQVNNALKVIQYRVDDLAQSSQTILKLPSSIAYEQLLNELTILLGPEGQFHQQLLEQVSLTKRLQAISFSIERQLKSIHDEIAGLVANADNDFVKVKSDTATLVTSGNQVLLICFGLSILTSLFLAFYFINRRIVARLNALSSSIDAIIDNDLNHPIRADGNDEIGRLSHKLIEYGEKVKEIQRTNAISLINNTTASLLTCDLKGHIESANLSARKLLGIEEFIQQQPIWQSFTEVNQRALANVFQRSGELFEQGYDERTLAIEVNEHCYLHFDFRLFSHGQLEKVIVTITDVTEQESTNRELEKRVAEKTQDLLEKNLKLSQEVIVRERAEEHLRKTQGELIQAAKMAVVGQTMTSLAHELNQPLNAMSTYLFSARMFNQQGEPEKVEHSISHIEGLSERMGKIINSLRNFAKKSDPDKHTQLKNLHEITEHAITIVNTKAKRQQVVIRNQLPKEFNVWANPVAIEQVLINLLVNGCEAIAESKSIKGWIDIVHLHSTPKHHVVAIADTGDGFDDAIVQQLFTPFTTTKEVGLGLGLNICKSIVERYSGHIYLASDIDRGALVILELPYEQQ; encoded by the coding sequence GTGAAGAAATACAATACGATAGGGACCAAGCTTGTTATCGCTTTTGCATGTTCTACGCTGCTTTTAACCGTAGTAAGTATCGTTGCATGGGGTACGTGGAATCGGCTGGATGGGCAGGTGAGTGAATTGCTTGAAACCAGTGTGCCTAAATATAACGCCAGCTATGTATTGGAGAGTAAAAGTAGTGAGATCCGTCACCGGGTGCAATTACTGTCTAAAGTCACTAATAAAGTGGAGTTAGAAAGCCAGATTCAAATTCTCAACGAACAATTTGCTCTCATCACCACAACGCTCGAACAAGATGTATTGAACCAACAACCCGTGAATAACGAGCTTCATCAACTAAAACAACATTATGTTTTATTGAAATCCTCTTTGGTTACATATGGCGAACTTGTACATGCACGTGTTGACCAAGTCAGACAAATTCAAATGCTAACGGAGCGATTGGATTGGATCCACCAAGATATTCGTTCTGAACTTAAGCCAATGCAACAAGAGTTTCATTGGCTGATTGAGCGGGACAACAAAACCAATAATGGCTATAGCACATTTGAACAACTGCGTAGTATTCAGCAGATCCTTGATCTTGAGTCTTCCGTTTATGAAATGACCTCAGAGTTAATGAACGCAAATCAGGTTGCACAAGTTAACAATGCACTGAAAGTCATCCAATATCGTGTTGATGATTTAGCGCAAAGCAGCCAAACCATTCTCAAGTTGCCATCATCCATTGCTTACGAACAGTTGTTGAATGAGTTAACCATCTTGCTCGGTCCGGAGGGACAATTTCACCAACAATTACTGGAACAGGTTTCACTCACCAAGCGGTTACAAGCCATTAGTTTCAGCATTGAACGACAATTAAAATCGATCCATGACGAGATCGCTGGGTTAGTGGCCAATGCTGATAATGATTTTGTTAAAGTAAAAAGTGACACTGCAACGTTGGTCACATCTGGAAACCAAGTTCTACTCATTTGTTTTGGCTTATCAATTTTAACTAGTCTATTTTTAGCCTTTTACTTTATCAATCGCCGTATTGTTGCCCGTCTTAATGCGTTAAGTTCAAGCATTGATGCGATTATAGACAATGACTTGAACCACCCGATTCGAGCTGATGGAAATGATGAAATAGGGCGGCTTAGCCATAAGTTGATCGAGTATGGTGAGAAAGTAAAAGAAATTCAGCGTACCAACGCCATCAGCTTAATTAACAATACCACCGCGAGTCTGCTTACTTGTGATCTTAAAGGGCACATCGAATCCGCCAACCTAAGTGCACGAAAGCTTCTTGGCATTGAAGAATTTATCCAACAGCAACCTATTTGGCAGTCATTTACAGAAGTTAACCAACGGGCACTGGCAAATGTATTTCAACGCAGCGGAGAATTATTTGAACAAGGGTACGACGAAAGAACATTAGCCATCGAGGTCAATGAACATTGTTATCTGCACTTTGATTTTCGTCTGTTCTCTCACGGCCAACTTGAAAAAGTCATCGTCACTATCACCGATGTAACCGAGCAGGAAAGTACCAACCGTGAGCTTGAAAAACGAGTTGCAGAAAAAACACAAGATCTGTTGGAAAAGAACTTAAAACTGTCACAAGAAGTGATCGTTCGCGAACGGGCAGAAGAGCATCTTCGAAAAACGCAAGGGGAACTCATCCAAGCAGCCAAAATGGCAGTTGTTGGCCAAACCATGACAAGTTTGGCTCATGAGTTAAATCAGCCTTTGAACGCCATGTCGACCTACCTATTTAGTGCGCGCATGTTTAATCAGCAAGGTGAGCCAGAAAAGGTTGAGCATTCGATTAGCCATATCGAAGGTCTGTCTGAGCGAATGGGTAAAATCATCAACAGTCTGAGAAATTTTGCTAAAAAATCCGACCCAGACAAACACACACAGCTTAAAAACCTTCATGAAATCACCGAACACGCCATTACGATCGTAAATACCAAAGCGAAGCGGCAACAGGTAGTTATCCGGAATCAACTTCCTAAAGAGTTTAATGTATGGGCAAATCCTGTCGCGATTGAACAGGTGCTTATAAATTTGTTAGTAAACGGCTGTGAAGCCATTGCTGAGTCGAAAAGTATCAAAGGATGGATCGACATCGTTCACCTCCATTCAACACCCAAGCATCATGTCGTTGCGATTGCAGACACTGGCGATGGGTTTGATGATGCTATTGTGCAGCAACTATTTACCCCGTTTACCACTACAAAAGAAGTGGGGCTTGGACTTGGGCTAAACATCTGTAAATCAATCGTAGAAAGATACTCAGGACATATTTATTTAGCCTCAGATATTGACCGTGGGGCATTGGTAATTTTGGAACTACCTTATGAACAGCAATAA
- a CDS encoding formate--tetrahydrofolate ligase — MLSDIEICRAANLLPIQQIATDCGLRKKEFYSQGKYKAKVSLDVLKRVSDHPSGKLVLVTAITPTPLGEGKTVTTIGLSQGIQQLGHSVMACIRQPSMGPVFGVKGGAAGGGYSQVAPMEELNLHLTGDIHAVTAAHNLASAAIDARIYHEQRNGYDDFDRRTGLPALRIDPTRVTWKRVVDHNDRALRMVTVGQNEAGKTINGYERQDGFDISAASELMAILALASDLKDLRVRIGRIVVAYSENNTPITTEDLQVAGAMAVSMKEAIQPTLMQTLEGVPTLIHAGPFANIAHGNSSIIADKIATKLSEYTVTEGGFGSDMGFEKACNIKAQASGQAPDCAVIVATLRGLKANSGLYDLKPGQPIPSSLFEKDDKALKAGFDNLKWHINNVNKYGIPAVVAINRFPQDSEEELQALKQMVEGLPNDVEVEISEGFSSGGKGTQELARKVVRQCGKTTQFKPLYALSQSTEEKLMAVAECGYGASGIVLSETAKQQLAQLKTQGFDNLAVCMAKTPLSITTDGSIKGAPEHFDVPVRELKLCAGAGFIYALCGNVMTMPGLPDKPAFMNLDLDDEGNIVGLS, encoded by the coding sequence ATGCTGTCAGACATCGAAATTTGCCGCGCTGCTAATTTGCTGCCAATTCAACAGATCGCAACGGATTGTGGGCTCCGAAAGAAAGAGTTTTATAGTCAAGGTAAATACAAGGCGAAAGTGTCGCTGGATGTATTGAAGCGTGTCAGTGACCACCCTTCGGGTAAGTTAGTCTTGGTTACTGCAATCACTCCTACGCCTCTGGGAGAAGGAAAAACCGTTACGACAATTGGATTGTCACAAGGCATACAACAACTTGGTCATTCAGTCATGGCGTGTATTCGCCAGCCTTCAATGGGACCTGTGTTTGGCGTAAAAGGCGGCGCAGCAGGCGGTGGCTATTCTCAAGTTGCACCAATGGAAGAGCTTAATCTTCATCTTACTGGTGATATCCATGCCGTCACCGCAGCACATAATTTAGCTTCTGCGGCGATTGATGCCCGTATCTATCACGAGCAGCGCAATGGCTATGACGATTTTGACCGCCGTACAGGGTTGCCCGCTTTACGAATCGACCCAACACGCGTGACATGGAAGCGCGTTGTGGATCATAACGATCGCGCTTTAAGAATGGTCACTGTTGGTCAAAATGAAGCAGGTAAAACCATTAATGGTTACGAGCGACAAGATGGTTTTGATATCTCAGCTGCTTCAGAGCTGATGGCAATATTGGCTCTTGCTTCGGATTTGAAAGACTTACGCGTCCGTATTGGTCGTATTGTTGTGGCTTATTCTGAAAACAACACCCCTATTACAACCGAAGATCTTCAAGTTGCAGGTGCTATGGCTGTGAGCATGAAAGAAGCCATTCAACCTACATTGATGCAAACACTTGAAGGTGTACCAACACTGATTCATGCCGGTCCATTCGCAAATATCGCACATGGAAACTCTTCTATCATTGCTGACAAGATCGCGACAAAACTGTCTGAATACACGGTGACTGAAGGTGGATTTGGTTCCGATATGGGTTTTGAAAAAGCGTGTAATATCAAGGCTCAGGCTTCTGGTCAAGCGCCGGATTGTGCTGTTATTGTTGCAACACTACGTGGATTAAAAGCCAACTCTGGTTTGTATGATTTAAAACCGGGTCAACCTATCCCATCAAGCTTATTCGAAAAAGATGATAAAGCATTAAAAGCTGGCTTTGATAACCTCAAATGGCACATTAATAATGTTAATAAGTACGGAATCCCGGCTGTTGTTGCAATTAACCGTTTCCCACAAGACAGCGAAGAAGAATTACAAGCATTAAAGCAAATGGTTGAAGGTCTTCCAAACGATGTTGAAGTGGAGATTAGCGAAGGATTTTCTTCTGGCGGGAAAGGCACACAAGAACTTGCACGTAAAGTTGTGCGTCAATGTGGTAAAACGACCCAATTTAAGCCGCTTTATGCCCTTTCTCAATCCACAGAAGAAAAACTCATGGCCGTTGCTGAATGTGGTTATGGTGCGTCAGGCATCGTATTGAGTGAAACCGCGAAACAGCAACTTGCTCAGTTGAAAACCCAAGGTTTTGATAACTTGGCGGTATGTATGGCAAAAACACCGTTATCCATTACCACAGATGGCTCTATAAAAGGCGCTCCAGAGCATTTTGATGTTCCGGTTAGGGAGCTTAAGCTCTGCGCTGGCGCAGGGTTTATCTACGCACTGTGTGGCAACGTGATGACCATGCCGGGGCTGCCTGATAAACCGGCATTTATGAATTTAGACCTCGATGATGAAGGTAATATCGTGGGATTAAGTTAG
- the dbpA gene encoding ATP-dependent RNA helicase DbpA: MVTVPFNTLPLKPELLDTLKSLGYSEMTPIQQQSLPVILQGKDVIGQGKTGSGKTAAFSLGLLSNLNVKRFRVQSLVLCPTRELADQVAKEVRTLARGIHNIKVLTLCGGMPMGPQIGSLEHGAHILVGTPGRILDHLSKGRIQLNELNTLVLDEADRMLEMGFEEAIDAILAQAPANRQTLLFSATFPKNIESLATKVMQKPEMIQVESTHQHTTITQNIYQLDTTEQRDDALEALLLTHKPESSVVFCNTKKEVMNVTDELSHRGFSVVELHGDMEQREREQALTMFANKSISILVATDVAARGLDVDNLDAVFNFELSRDPEVHVHRIGRTGRAGSKGAAFSFFGEKEAYRVERIEEYMDVVLEPSKLPEKPIERPFYPKMQTIQILGGKKQKVRAGDILGALTKQAGIDGKRIGKINILPMVSYVAVEHEVVKPALKQLQTGKMKGRNFKARVMK; encoded by the coding sequence ATTGTGACTGTTCCTTTTAATACACTGCCACTAAAACCTGAGCTATTAGACACCCTGAAGTCATTGGGCTATAGCGAAATGACGCCTATTCAACAACAAAGTCTACCGGTGATTTTACAAGGTAAGGATGTTATTGGTCAGGGGAAAACGGGTTCGGGTAAAACTGCAGCGTTTTCATTGGGGTTATTATCAAACCTTAATGTAAAACGATTCCGAGTACAGTCTCTTGTTTTATGTCCGACACGTGAGCTCGCAGATCAAGTTGCGAAAGAAGTTCGTACACTTGCACGCGGTATTCACAATATTAAAGTGCTGACTTTGTGTGGCGGTATGCCGATGGGGCCACAAATTGGTTCACTTGAGCATGGCGCACATATTCTTGTTGGAACGCCTGGTCGCATCCTCGATCACTTATCCAAGGGTCGTATTCAGCTAAATGAGCTCAACACACTAGTCTTGGACGAAGCCGATCGCATGTTAGAAATGGGTTTTGAGGAAGCAATTGACGCGATTTTGGCTCAGGCGCCTGCCAATCGCCAAACACTTTTGTTTAGTGCGACTTTTCCAAAAAATATCGAGTCACTTGCAACGAAGGTAATGCAAAAACCTGAGATGATTCAAGTTGAGTCAACTCATCAACACACCACCATTACTCAGAATATTTATCAATTAGATACAACAGAACAGCGTGATGACGCATTAGAAGCTTTGTTGCTGACTCATAAGCCTGAATCTTCCGTCGTGTTTTGCAACACCAAAAAAGAAGTAATGAATGTGACTGATGAATTGTCACATCGCGGATTCTCAGTGGTCGAGCTGCATGGTGACATGGAACAGCGCGAGCGCGAACAAGCATTGACTATGTTTGCAAATAAAAGCATTTCTATTCTGGTCGCAACTGATGTTGCAGCGCGTGGCTTAGATGTCGATAACCTAGATGCAGTATTTAACTTTGAGTTATCGCGTGACCCAGAAGTTCATGTCCATCGCATAGGTCGAACAGGTCGTGCGGGGTCAAAAGGCGCAGCATTCAGTTTCTTTGGTGAGAAAGAAGCTTACCGTGTTGAACGCATCGAAGAGTATATGGACGTCGTATTAGAACCTTCGAAACTTCCTGAAAAACCGATTGAAAGACCTTTCTACCCGAAAATGCAAACTATCCAAATTTTAGGTGGTAAGAAGCAAAAAGTGAGAGCGGGGGATATTTTAGGTGCACTCACAAAACAAGCAGGCATCGATGGCAAGCGCATTGGCAAAATCAACATACTTCCGATGGTTTCGTATGTTGCCGTTGAGCACGAAGTTGTTAAACCTGCATTGAAACAGCTTCAGACAGGGAAAATGAAAGGGCGTAACTTCAAAGCGCGAGTAATGAAATAA
- a CDS encoding extracellular solute-binding protein, whose translation MAIKCFKQRIWSLGLILCGLVAPLAFGKNNELVILTTFSSEPIEGLISEFKIKHPDTEVKVIHRRTQSAIQMLNKRFIQDIDMVLSSSPFLMQQLERRAQLAQTPVKTITPEWLSEFVLPPKDKVVSIGYSGAGVIWNQDYLKTYHLPLPTSFIDLTAPTYFGHITMSTPSRSGTTQMMIESILTRYGWEQGWRIVLNIGANLGTISSRSFGVSDYVAKGQFAIGPTIDSYAMILSRRFNHLGFAYDKDFTLMPTYVAQISKNDSDEAVRQFIEFLISDSVQQNLQTISFSKHALNNPELFNQQIPSLDLAIVMERETLVNQIFDNAITQRLPGLQDSWASIIKLQKQSQDFPKQQQRLEQVAKILFTLPVSEKEIQQLSQQLNALEQDSNLLSGQKEAMIAEFNYRLNSKLDKNLELVQQDLRAIQQELMP comes from the coding sequence GTGGCGATAAAGTGTTTCAAACAAAGGATATGGTCATTAGGTTTAATTTTGTGCGGGTTAGTTGCGCCTTTAGCCTTTGGCAAAAACAATGAGTTGGTGATTTTGACGACGTTTTCCAGCGAGCCGATAGAAGGACTGATTTCGGAATTTAAAATCAAACATCCTGATACGGAAGTCAAAGTGATTCATCGTCGAACACAGTCTGCTATTCAAATGCTAAACAAGCGTTTTATTCAAGACATCGACATGGTATTGAGCTCGTCGCCTTTTTTGATGCAACAGTTGGAAAGGCGAGCACAATTAGCACAAACACCAGTCAAAACCATTACACCAGAGTGGCTTTCTGAATTTGTATTACCGCCGAAAGATAAAGTAGTGAGCATTGGTTATTCAGGCGCGGGCGTGATTTGGAATCAGGACTACTTAAAAACCTATCATTTACCTTTACCTACATCGTTTATCGACTTAACGGCACCGACTTACTTTGGACATATTACGATGAGTACGCCGAGTCGTTCAGGTACGACTCAAATGATGATCGAAAGCATTTTAACCCGATATGGCTGGGAACAAGGTTGGCGCATCGTGCTCAATATAGGTGCGAACTTAGGTACCATCTCTTCGCGTAGCTTTGGTGTGAGTGATTATGTGGCTAAAGGACAGTTTGCCATTGGGCCAACCATCGATAGTTACGCGATGATTTTAAGCAGGCGCTTTAACCACCTCGGATTTGCGTACGATAAAGACTTTACATTAATGCCAACTTACGTGGCTCAAATTAGTAAAAACGATAGCGACGAAGCGGTGCGTCAGTTCATTGAGTTCTTAATTTCGGATTCTGTTCAACAAAACCTACAGACGATCAGTTTCTCGAAACACGCGCTAAACAATCCAGAATTGTTCAACCAGCAAATACCAAGCCTTGATTTGGCGATTGTGATGGAAAGGGAAACCTTAGTTAACCAAATCTTCGACAACGCTATTACCCAAAGGCTACCAGGACTACAAGATAGTTGGGCGAGTATCATTAAGCTTCAAAAACAATCTCAAGACTTTCCCAAACAGCAACAACGATTAGAGCAAGTAGCAAAAATACTATTCACGCTCCCTGTCAGCGAAAAGGAGATACAGCAATTAAGCCAACAATTGAATGCGCTTGAACAGGACTCCAATCTATTGAGTGGCCAAAAAGAGGCGATGATAGCCGAGTTTAACTATCGACTAAACAGTAAGCTCGATAAGAATCTTGAGCTGGTTCAGCAAGATCTGCGTGCAATTCAACAAGAGTTAATGCCGTGA